The nucleotide sequence GCTTTCAAGGAATCTTTCTTCAATTTCATTTCTTGATATTCTTTTTTCATTTCATCTAGTTTTTCACGAAGCATATTAGCATCGGACTTTGCGCGTTCCCAAGAAGCCTGTAAGGAGTCTGCTTGCTCCTGATGGTCTTTTTTATCTTCTAACGCTCTTCTTGCTAAATCTTCATTACCAGCTTCAATTGCTTTTTCTGCTTGAGACTGTCTTTTTTCTACAATCGCTAATGCGTCTTCGTACTTTCTTTTCAACATCTTTTCATTTGCAATTTGCTTTGCAACAGAGCTCTCTACTTCTCGAATATCAGACTCCATATCACGCATGAATTGATCTAGCATTTTCACCGGATCTTCTGCTTTATCTAACATCGCGTTTAATTCTGAACCCACTACTGTACTCACTCGTTTAAAAAATTTAAACATCTATATTCCTCCTTCTTAATTAGAACCTGCAATGATTTTAATTTCATACTCTTCGATTGGATAACCATAGCTAACTTCCACTTCACTATCCCAGCTCTCCAAGCTTAAGTAATGCTCTTCTTCTTCGTCGTAGTAGTCCGCGTAATGGGTCGTTCGCCCATTTATGTTTCGACTACGTCCTTCTCCCACAACGGTAGCATTACCCTCTTCGTCTAAGTAGTACGTCTTGTCTTCATAACTAAGCTGTTTCGGAAACGGTTCAGATACTTGAAGAGGTATCTTATGATAAATACCTAATTCTAACTCATCATCCATCTCAGCAGATAACCAAATGGTATTTCGACCTTCTAACAGTTGATAGGCAATCCATTCGTAGGAATGATCGCGATACGTAATTTTACCTACTACTTCATAATCTGTTAGATCGTAAACCACAATATCACCCACCTGTAAAGATAAAACCGTCCGATCCCTCACTACAGGTCGTTCTTCTTTTTTCTGAAATAATTTGGAGAACAATCCCAAATGGTGCACCTCATTTCTCGGGAATTTTCCCTTACAATTAGTTAATACGAATGAATAGTCCATTCGTTTCATTTTCTTTCATTTATTTATCAAAAATATTATAACAAATACTACCATCTGTTGTTAGTTCCGACTTAGAAGTTCCAAATATGTTTGTTATACTATAGCTATCTATTTAGAAAAACATAAGCGTCCGTTCAGCGACTTACGGGCTGGACTGAGCCATTGTTGACTTATCGTACTGAGGTCTGGACACTAAACTAGGCACGTGAAAGGAAGGATAACATGACTAGAGTTGAACGATTATTTCAAGAACTAAAGTTCGGAGGATTAGAAGGAGCTTTCCTAACCTCCAAAGCGAATATTTTTTACTATACTAATTACTACACAGATCCACACGAAAGACTAGTTGCCCTTTACATAGATGCTACTGGAAATCGTTTACTTATCTTACCCTCTATGGAAAAAGAAGATGCAAAACAAGCTGGATGGAATGGAGACTTGTTGACATATAAGGATACAGAAAATCCATGGAAGATGCTTGAATCTTACCTTGATCATAAACCTAGCTCGATTGGAATCGAAAAAGAACAATTACCTGTATCACGTTATGAACAGCTCACACAAATCTTCAACCAAACCGAATTCAAAGATACTACTGAGCTTTTCAATCATATTCGGATGGTGAAAGATGCAGAGGAATATAAACGATTGAAAGAAGCCGCTGAGCTAGCTGACTATGGTGTTAAAGTTGGGGTTGAAGCCATTTCAGAAGGGAAAACGGAGCTCGAGATTTTAGCATCTATTGAATATGCGTTAAAAAGACAAGGTGTAAGAGAAATGTCTTTTTCAACCATGGTCCTATCCGGCCACAAAACAGCATCTCCTCATGGGGCACCAGGCATGAAAAAAATTAAAAAAGGAGATCTTGTCTTATTTGATTTAGGAGTTGTCTTGAACGGATATTGTTCCGATATTACTCGTACGGTCGCTTATCAACATGTTGATAAGCAGCAAAAGGAGATCTACGAAACAGTACTAGCAGCACAAAAGAATGCAATTGACCAAGTAAAGGAAGGTATCGAAATTGGAACCATAGACCAAGTGGCACGAGACCAAATTAAAGCGAATGGCTATGGCGAATACTTCACACACCGAATTGGGCATGGAATTGGCATTGATGTTCATGAATACCCATCCTTAACGAGTCACAACCCTTTAAAAATCAGAAAAGGAATGAGCTTTACCATTGAACCAGGCATTTATGTTCCTGGTATTGGTGGCGTTCGAATTGAAGATGAAATCTTTGTAACCGAAAATGGAGTGGAGCTTCTAACAACTTATCCGAAAGAAATGCAAATTGTTTAAGGTGAGTCTTCGGACTTACCTTTTTTTTAAAAATCCGCTACAGCCTAGGGAAACAGGTGGTATAATAGAAGTAAGAAGGGAGTGTTTTCTATGAAGTTTGAGTATAATCGTATTTTAGTAGCAGTTGATGGTTCCAAAGCATCTGAACACGCATTTCATAAAGCAGTTGAAATTTGTAAGCGTAATCACGCCAGAATGATACTTGCTCATATCGTCGATACGAGAACTTTTACAACTCTTGAAGCTTATGACCATTCCTTAGCCGATCGGGCAGAAGAGTATGGTACAACATTACTTCAAGACTATGAATCAAAAGCAACAGAAGCTGGGGTTGGCTATGTAGATACACTCATGGATTACGGCTCCCCAAAAGTAAAGATACCGAAAGAAATGGCGGTAAAAAGTAACGCAGACTTAATCATTTGCGGAGCGACTGGCTTGAATGCAGTCGAACGTTTTTTGATTGGAAGTGTGTCAGAGAGCATTACACGATACGCGAAATGTGATGTGCTCGTTGTACGTGGCTAATACAAAAAGAGCGGAGCTAAAAAACAAAGAGGAGAACCATTTCGTTCTCCTCTCGTCTTAATATTGCGCGACCTTAAGTCCTTTTTCGACAGCGTCACGAGCAATCATGACTTCTTCATTTGTTGGAATAACAATTACTTTTACCGGAGAATGTGGATAATTCAAGAATGTTTCTTTTCCACGGATTTGGTTAAGGGAAGGATCCCAATAAACCCCCATAAACTCTAACCCTTTTAACACTCTTTCTCTTACTTCAATACTGTTTTCTCCAACACCAGCAGTGAAGATAATCGCATCTACTCCATGCATTCTCGCTGCATAAGAACCTAAATATTTATGAATTCTTTCTGCAAATACTTCCAGTGCAAGCTCTGCACGTTTATCATTATCTTTCGCCTTTTGAGTGATGTCTCTTAGATCACTTGAAAACCCCGATAAAGCAAGCATTCCACTTTCTTTATTTAAGACATTCATAACCTCAGCAGCGTTCTTACCTGTTTTGTCCATAATGTACGGGATTAGAGCTGGATCAATATTCCCAGATCTTGTCCCCATTGTAACACCAGCAAGTGGAGTAAATCCCATGGATGTATCGATGGACTTTCCATTTTCAATGGCAGCAATACTTGCCCCATTACCTAGATGACAAGAAATTAAACGTAGCTTCTCCAACGGCATACCAAGTAATTCAGCCGCTCGTTGAGAAACGTATTTATGTGATGTACCATGGAAGCCGTACTTTCGAATGCCATACCTCTTGTAGTAATCATAAGGAAGGCTATATAAATAAGCTTGTTCTGGCATTGTTTGATGAAATGCCGTATCAAACACAGCAACTGCCGGAACGTTTGGTAAAATTTCACGGAAAGCTCTTATTCCTGTCAAGTTGGCAGGGTTGTGTAGAGGAGCCAATTCCGAGACTTCCTCAATTTCCTGAATCACAGTATCATCAATTAATACGGAATCACTGAACTTCTCTCCACCATGCACGACACGATGGCCAATTGCATCAATTTCATCAAAGGACTGAATCACGTTGTTAGATATTAACTTGTCTAATAACATTTTGACAGCTTCTTCGTGATCGGCGATATCTGTTACCGTCGTATCTTTTTCCTCATTTACTTCTATAGTAAAAACGGAATCAGGAATTCCAATGCGTTCCACTAATCCTTTTGTTAGCACTTTTTCCTCGGGCATCACAATAAGCTGAAATTTCAATGATGAACTACCAGCGTTTATTGCTAAAATATTGCTCAATGTATTCAATCCTTTCTTGATCTCCATGTTCCTCGATCTGTAATACCTCTACCATTTAAACACCCGATGCCTAAGTTTGCAATTACAATCCTTTAATGGTAACGCTTGCGACACAAAATTTTTATATTCTAACTATTCAGCAAATCTTTCCGTCTCAAACCAATGATTAATTTTCTTCAAAATATTATTCGTTGCATAGGCATCTTTAAAGGATGGGAGTTGCGCAATTAACGCTTCTTTCGGCGCTTTCGTTCCTTCTCCCTTTTTTTGAAGTATAAAGATACTTTTTGCATTTTGTTCAGATTTAAACATGGAAGCTGGTAATTGTAATAAACCAATCACATGAGCATGTTTGTGTAGAAAGTTATGTAGTTTATCTGCTTGATCGCTTTCAAACAAGAAGTTTGGGATAACAAAAAACAGATACCCACCTTTTTTCGTATATTTCAAACTCTGTTCGATAAATAGGTGGTGCGAATAAGAATGACCCTGATCCGCTTTTAACTCATATTGGTCTGCTTGTACATCATCCGGATAATAGCCAACCGGTAAATCGGACACCACTACATTCACCGGTTCTAAAAGGAACGGACTTAAGCTATCTTGGTGAAAGTATTCCACGCCTATTTCTTGTAAGTTCGCA is from Radiobacillus kanasensis and encodes:
- a CDS encoding M24 family metallopeptidase, producing MTRVERLFQELKFGGLEGAFLTSKANIFYYTNYYTDPHERLVALYIDATGNRLLILPSMEKEDAKQAGWNGDLLTYKDTENPWKMLESYLDHKPSSIGIEKEQLPVSRYEQLTQIFNQTEFKDTTELFNHIRMVKDAEEYKRLKEAAELADYGVKVGVEAISEGKTELEILASIEYALKRQGVREMSFSTMVLSGHKTASPHGAPGMKKIKKGDLVLFDLGVVLNGYCSDITRTVAYQHVDKQQKEIYETVLAAQKNAIDQVKEGIEIGTIDQVARDQIKANGYGEYFTHRIGHGIGIDVHEYPSLTSHNPLKIRKGMSFTIEPGIYVPGIGGVRIEDEIFVTENGVELLTTYPKEMQIV
- a CDS encoding universal stress protein, with translation MKFEYNRILVAVDGSKASEHAFHKAVEICKRNHARMILAHIVDTRTFTTLEAYDHSLADRAEEYGTTLLQDYESKATEAGVGYVDTLMDYGSPKVKIPKEMAVKSNADLIICGATGLNAVERFLIGSVSESITRYAKCDVLVVRG
- a CDS encoding DUF4178 domain-containing protein, which produces MGLFSKLFQKKEERPVVRDRTVLSLQVGDIVVYDLTDYEVVGKITYRDHSYEWIAYQLLEGRNTIWLSAEMDDELELGIYHKIPLQVSEPFPKQLSYEDKTYYLDEEGNATVVGEGRSRNINGRTTHYADYYDEEEEHYLSLESWDSEVEVSYGYPIEEYEIKIIAGSN
- a CDS encoding class I SAM-dependent methyltransferase, which codes for MNEQHVESFYLWIDGVAEQIEHQLEVPYLEAIAIGLEFYLGQEPTEAFSEVLEQSLHKKAKELHIEKYEKEEIRKGLQLAILKGMKDGAQQQHLVTPDTVAIFIGYLVQKMLGSNKKTVRIFDPASGTANLLTAVVNQMGEVQSYGSEVDPLLIRLAVASANLQEIGVEYFHQDSLSPFLLEPVNVVVSDLPVGYYPDDVQADQYELKADQGHSYSHHLFIEQSLKYTKKGGYLFFVIPNFLFESDQADKLHNFLHKHAHVIGLLQLPASMFKSEQNAKSIFILQKKGEGTKAPKEALIAQLPSFKDAYATNNILKKINHWFETERFAE
- a CDS encoding acetate kinase — protein: MSNILAINAGSSSLKFQLIVMPEEKVLTKGLVERIGIPDSVFTIEVNEEKDTTVTDIADHEEAVKMLLDKLISNNVIQSFDEIDAIGHRVVHGGEKFSDSVLIDDTVIQEIEEVSELAPLHNPANLTGIRAFREILPNVPAVAVFDTAFHQTMPEQAYLYSLPYDYYKRYGIRKYGFHGTSHKYVSQRAAELLGMPLEKLRLISCHLGNGASIAAIENGKSIDTSMGFTPLAGVTMGTRSGNIDPALIPYIMDKTGKNAAEVMNVLNKESGMLALSGFSSDLRDITQKAKDNDKRAELALEVFAERIHKYLGSYAARMHGVDAIIFTAGVGENSIEVRERVLKGLEFMGVYWDPSLNQIRGKETFLNYPHSPVKVIVIPTNEEVMIARDAVEKGLKVAQY
- a CDS encoding PspA/IM30 family protein, with amino-acid sequence MFKFFKRVSTVVGSELNAMLDKAEDPVKMLDQFMRDMESDIREVESSVAKQIANEKMLKRKYEDALAIVEKRQSQAEKAIEAGNEDLARRALEDKKDHQEQADSLQASWERAKSDANMLREKLDEMKKEYQEMKLKKDSLKARAETAKTKTKINRTMSSIGNDESKRGFERMEEKVMQFEAEAETSEDLSAASKSLDDEFEAMEDSGVDDELAALKKKLGKE